One segment of Halococcus salsus DNA contains the following:
- a CDS encoding methyltransferase domain-containing protein: MGVLENKARARVFYKYLSRVYDEINPFVWNEAMRDEALDWFDVHEDDRVLDVGCGTGFATEGLLEHTDDVHGLDQSPHQLERAFAKFGKNDRVKFYRGDAERLPFDDDAFDAVWSSGSIEYWPDPVETLREFRRVVKPGGPVLVVGPDAPHTSVFGALADSIMLFYDEDEADRMFDAAGYETFEHRIQQAKPGSPRAITTLARAPE, encoded by the coding sequence ATGGGCGTCCTCGAAAACAAGGCTCGGGCGCGGGTGTTCTACAAGTACCTCTCGCGGGTCTACGACGAGATCAACCCGTTCGTCTGGAACGAGGCGATGCGCGACGAGGCCCTCGATTGGTTCGACGTGCACGAGGACGACCGCGTGCTCGACGTGGGCTGTGGCACCGGCTTCGCCACCGAGGGGCTCCTCGAACACACCGACGACGTCCACGGGCTCGACCAGAGCCCCCACCAGCTCGAACGCGCCTTCGCGAAGTTCGGGAAGAACGACCGAGTCAAATTCTACCGCGGCGACGCCGAGCGGCTCCCGTTCGACGACGACGCCTTCGACGCCGTCTGGTCCTCGGGTTCGATCGAGTACTGGCCCGACCCCGTCGAAACGCTTCGGGAGTTCCGGCGCGTGGTGAAACCCGGTGGCCCAGTACTCGTCGTGGGTCCCGACGCACCCCACACCTCGGTGTTCGGCGCGCTGGCCGATTCGATCATGCTGTTCTACGACGAGGACGAGGCCGACCGGATGTTCGACGCCGCGGGCTACGAGACCTTCGAACACCGCATCCAGCAAGCCAAGCCGGGGAGCCCGCGCGCCATCACGACGCTCGCCCGCGCGCCGGAGTGA
- a CDS encoding type IV pilin N-terminal domain-containing protein, with the protein MSRRGVAPVVGVAVLVVVTLVLAAVVGAFVIGLGGADHTPTAAITADRNGNEVILTHVGGDSLDVNDLTVRLFVDGRALDHQPRVPAAGMVGFRGAPSGPFNSRSDDIWSAGEVASVTIATTTNAPQPTAGSTVTVRISVDGEAVATART; encoded by the coding sequence GTGTCCCGGCGTGGCGTCGCCCCGGTCGTCGGTGTCGCAGTACTGGTGGTCGTCACCCTCGTGCTCGCGGCGGTCGTCGGAGCCTTCGTCATCGGTCTCGGGGGCGCGGACCACACACCGACGGCCGCCATCACCGCCGACCGGAACGGCAACGAGGTCATCCTCACCCACGTAGGCGGCGACAGCCTCGACGTGAACGACCTCACCGTTCGACTCTTCGTCGACGGACGGGCGCTCGACCACCAGCCGCGGGTTCCGGCGGCGGGGATGGTGGGTTTCAGGGGCGCGCCGAGCGGCCCGTTCAACAGCAGGAGCGACGACATCTGGAGCGCCGGCGAGGTCGCGTCGGTGACGATCGCGACGACCACGAACGCGCCACAGCCCACCGCCGGGTCGACGGTGACCGTCCGGATCTCCGTCGACGGCGAGGCGGTCGCGACGGCACGGACCTGA
- a CDS encoding DUF7096 domain-containing protein, with the protein MRRALALVLVCCLLSGTAFAVADGAASPSVAGVTPSSNTTGSLTVNPDALETASYRRATLDVSATLTLATRSLDGRFEQRVLDERANELDAASARRTQLDRSAARVETGIARLRARQAAAVRGYNNGTLTDREFVVELAYIDTAAGRLGTAADRVADRADSLAGAQIDGQPVDNWAQNRQVQLGALEGPVRERIASALRGENTIRIENAPVGIDGVNATRATRLEPLQVYVETTDVGVVLATVDDGTYLREASLPGERNNTTAGELTGIQDALDRVQASYPWAWNHSSSTTSTGDRRAGIYAFTLYHDQGVLTTYLNRTSGRVFAEDQRIDVSSVPTASPVRNRTDDLRLQVNRTYPTGPLELSLSTADGEPADGRIAIDNQSVGATGDDGRLWTVAPHGNLSVTARTGEGAVTVTTNATVGRDIAVGTDSTIGTDATAGSDTSAETNATGGNSTTERTATAAVASTAVRPAEG; encoded by the coding sequence ATGCGTCGCGCGCTCGCGCTGGTGCTGGTTTGCTGTCTGCTCTCCGGAACCGCGTTCGCGGTCGCCGACGGAGCCGCGTCACCGAGTGTGGCGGGAGTGACACCGTCGTCGAACACCACGGGGTCGCTCACCGTGAATCCCGACGCGCTCGAAACCGCGTCGTACCGACGGGCGACCCTCGACGTCTCGGCCACACTCACCCTCGCCACACGCAGCCTCGACGGCCGGTTCGAACAGCGCGTGCTCGACGAACGGGCCAACGAACTCGACGCCGCGAGCGCCCGCCGCACGCAGCTCGACCGCAGCGCCGCCCGGGTCGAGACCGGCATCGCCCGGCTCCGAGCCCGCCAGGCCGCGGCGGTTCGTGGCTACAACAACGGCACGCTCACCGACCGTGAGTTCGTCGTCGAGCTCGCGTACATCGACACCGCGGCGGGACGGCTCGGAACCGCGGCGGACCGGGTGGCCGACCGGGCGGACTCGCTCGCCGGGGCCCAGATCGACGGCCAACCCGTCGACAACTGGGCGCAGAACCGTCAGGTCCAGCTCGGCGCGCTCGAAGGACCCGTCCGCGAGCGGATCGCGAGCGCGCTCCGCGGCGAGAACACGATCCGGATCGAGAACGCGCCGGTGGGGATCGACGGCGTCAACGCGACCCGCGCCACGCGGCTCGAACCCCTCCAGGTCTACGTCGAGACCACCGACGTCGGGGTCGTGCTGGCGACGGTCGACGACGGTACCTACCTCCGGGAGGCCTCCCTCCCCGGCGAGCGGAACAACACCACGGCCGGCGAACTCACCGGGATCCAGGACGCGCTGGATCGGGTCCAGGCGAGCTACCCGTGGGCCTGGAACCACTCCTCCTCGACGACCTCCACTGGGGACCGCCGCGCGGGGATCTACGCGTTCACGCTCTATCACGACCAGGGCGTGCTGACGACCTATCTCAACCGAACCTCCGGGCGGGTGTTCGCCGAGGACCAGCGGATCGACGTATCGAGCGTCCCGACCGCGAGCCCGGTGCGAAACCGAACCGACGACCTTCGGTTGCAGGTGAACCGGACCTACCCCACCGGCCCGCTCGAACTCTCGCTCTCGACCGCGGACGGTGAGCCAGCCGACGGCCGAATAGCGATCGACAACCAGTCGGTCGGTGCCACCGGCGACGACGGCCGGCTCTGGACGGTCGCGCCCCACGGGAACCTCTCGGTGACCGCGAGAACGGGCGAGGGAGCCGTCACCGTGACCACCAACGCGACCGTCGGACGGGACATCGCCGTCGGGACCGACAGCACCATCGGGACCGACGCAACCGCCGGATCCGACACCAGCGCCGAGACGAACGCGACCGGTGGGAACAGCACGACCGAGCGAACGGCCACGGCCGCGGTCGCCAGCACCGCCGTCCGCCCCGCCGAAGGTTGA
- a CDS encoding helix-turn-helix transcriptional regulator, whose amino-acid sequence MRSRAVLGLAIAVVAVVALAAPVSVAAQSSADEPTATNATSTTTIVIQPQPNGDARFSFETRFVLDDANDTAAFRTLGEAFEAGDAGISASTFRRAANTSSVATGRSMNVTNVSRNATIAANGSGSDVGRLTLGFTWAEFARTDDGRIMVGDAFNGTQGTWLPGLTERQTLLVKSPSGYGVTRSPTGAGFANGTVRFEGPASFSEGTPVVWFERRGSQPATSTPGSDPGLFGSIPPIAVGSALVVVGAVVVGAYAMTRRDDDEPTGSDDGTVEAAPAGAADPPDPPDEPDETTVLADVDEELLSDEERVERLLAANDGRMKQASIVDATGWSNAKVSQLLSAMDEDGRVNKLRIGRENLISLPDEE is encoded by the coding sequence ATGCGCTCCCGGGCGGTGTTGGGGCTGGCGATCGCCGTCGTTGCCGTCGTCGCGCTCGCTGCACCTGTATCCGTCGCCGCGCAGTCCTCCGCGGACGAGCCGACGGCGACCAACGCCACGTCGACGACCACTATCGTCATCCAGCCCCAGCCCAACGGCGACGCACGGTTCAGCTTCGAAACCCGGTTCGTCCTCGACGACGCCAACGACACCGCGGCGTTTCGAACCCTGGGCGAGGCGTTCGAAGCCGGCGACGCCGGCATCTCCGCCTCGACGTTCCGGCGGGCCGCGAACACCTCCAGCGTCGCCACGGGTCGGTCGATGAACGTCACGAACGTGAGCCGAAACGCCACGATCGCCGCGAACGGGTCGGGCAGCGACGTCGGTCGCCTCACGCTCGGGTTCACCTGGGCCGAGTTCGCCCGGACCGACGACGGCCGAATCATGGTCGGCGACGCGTTCAACGGGACCCAGGGGACGTGGCTCCCAGGGCTGACCGAGCGCCAGACGCTGCTCGTCAAATCGCCGTCGGGCTACGGCGTCACCCGGTCGCCGACGGGGGCCGGGTTCGCGAACGGCACCGTGCGGTTCGAGGGCCCGGCATCGTTCTCCGAGGGGACCCCGGTCGTCTGGTTCGAGCGTCGTGGGAGCCAGCCCGCGACGTCGACACCGGGTTCCGACCCCGGCCTCTTCGGCTCGATCCCCCCGATCGCGGTTGGGAGTGCCCTGGTCGTGGTCGGTGCGGTGGTCGTCGGTGCCTACGCCATGACGCGACGCGACGATGACGAGCCGACTGGGTCGGATGACGGCACGGTGGAGGCAGCGCCGGCGGGGGCCGCCGACCCACCCGACCCGCCGGACGAGCCCGACGAGACGACCGTCCTGGCCGACGTGGACGAGGAGCTCCTCTCGGACGAGGAGCGCGTCGAGCGGCTGCTCGCGGCGAACGACGGCCGGATGAAGCAGGCCTCGATCGTCGACGCCACCGGCTGGTCGAACGCGAAGGTCTCACAGCTCCTCTCGGCGATGGACGAGGACGGCCGGGTGAACAAACTCCGGATCGGGCGCGAGAACCTCATCAGCCTCCCCGACGAGGAGTGA
- a CDS encoding electron transfer flavoprotein subunit beta/FixA family protein, translating into MKILVTVAEVAEVEDDFEVDGLAVDDRYLTYDLNEWDDYAVEAAVQIQEAGEDVEVVSVTVGPERADETIRMALAKGVDRAIRVWDDDLAGTEYLDSATKAEILAAVAEEEDPDLVLTGVQSGDSAFGATGVSLAERIGFEWAAVVNDLDYAAGDDEASVRRELEGGVEELTDVETPAVLTIQTGINDPRYASLRGIRQAQSKEIAPKKLADLGLDADVTEGAVSLTELYEPETVSDATVYEGSPEETAGQLADLLRDKGVVEG; encoded by the coding sequence ATGAAGATCCTCGTGACGGTGGCGGAGGTGGCGGAGGTCGAGGACGACTTCGAGGTCGACGGCCTCGCTGTCGACGACCGGTACTTGACCTACGACCTGAACGAGTGGGACGACTACGCCGTCGAGGCCGCAGTCCAGATACAGGAAGCCGGTGAGGACGTCGAGGTGGTCTCGGTGACCGTCGGCCCCGAGCGCGCCGACGAGACGATTCGGATGGCGCTCGCGAAGGGCGTCGACCGCGCGATCCGAGTCTGGGACGACGACCTCGCGGGGACCGAGTACCTCGACAGCGCGACCAAAGCCGAAATCCTCGCCGCGGTCGCCGAAGAGGAGGACCCGGATCTCGTACTGACTGGCGTCCAGTCGGGCGATTCGGCCTTCGGGGCTACGGGTGTGAGCCTCGCCGAGCGGATCGGCTTCGAGTGGGCCGCGGTCGTCAACGACCTCGACTACGCCGCGGGCGACGACGAGGCGTCGGTCCGCCGCGAGCTCGAAGGCGGCGTCGAGGAGCTCACCGACGTCGAGACCCCTGCGGTGCTCACGATCCAGACCGGGATCAACGACCCGCGCTACGCGAGCCTGCGAGGCATCCGCCAGGCCCAATCGAAGGAGATCGCGCCGAAGAAGCTCGCCGACCTCGGGCTCGATGCCGACGTGACCGAGGGCGCTGTCTCGTTGACCGAACTCTACGAACCGGAGACCGTGAGCGACGCCACGGTCTACGAGGGGAGCCCCGAGGAGACCGCCGGGCAGCTCGCCGACCTCCTCCGCGATAAGGGGGTGGTCGAGGGATGA
- a CDS encoding electron transfer flavoprotein subunit alpha/FixB family protein, whose protein sequence is MTVLGIAEHRRGDLRDVSFELASVGRELADATDSELHLAVIGGEVEAFADDLDREGVDVIHTIDEGEEFNHDIYVQAVEALHDDLSPDVLLMPHSVNGLDYAPAVASRLSLPLVTDAIGVERDDGLAVTREMYGSKVETVVDVDADRVALTVRPGEWPPVEGTGDADVSAFAVDIDESQVRSTVTGFEEVGGGDVDITDADVLVSVGRGIEEEENLALVEALADTLGATLSSSRPIVDNGWLPKNRQVGQSGKVVTPDVYIAIGISGAVQHVAGMKGAETIVAINDDPSAPIYDLADYGIVDDLFDVVPALIEEFGGEPPEI, encoded by the coding sequence ATGACAGTGCTTGGGATCGCCGAACACCGCCGGGGCGACCTCCGCGACGTGAGCTTCGAACTCGCCTCGGTCGGGCGCGAACTCGCCGACGCCACGGACAGCGAACTCCACTTGGCCGTCATCGGCGGCGAGGTCGAGGCTTTCGCCGATGACCTCGACCGCGAGGGCGTCGACGTGATTCACACGATCGACGAGGGCGAGGAGTTCAACCACGATATCTACGTCCAGGCGGTCGAGGCGCTCCACGACGACCTCAGTCCTGATGTACTCCTGATGCCCCACTCGGTGAACGGGCTGGACTACGCGCCGGCGGTCGCGAGCCGGCTCTCGCTTCCGCTCGTGACCGACGCGATCGGCGTCGAGCGGGACGACGGCCTCGCGGTCACCCGCGAGATGTACGGCTCGAAGGTCGAGACGGTCGTCGACGTCGACGCCGACCGGGTCGCGCTCACCGTCCGGCCGGGTGAGTGGCCACCCGTCGAGGGTACCGGCGATGCCGACGTCTCCGCGTTCGCGGTCGACATCGACGAGTCACAGGTTCGTTCGACGGTGACGGGCTTCGAGGAGGTCGGCGGCGGCGACGTCGACATCACCGACGCCGACGTGCTCGTCTCGGTGGGTCGGGGTATCGAGGAGGAGGAGAACCTCGCACTGGTCGAGGCGCTCGCCGACACGCTCGGCGCGACGCTTTCGTCCTCCCGCCCGATCGTCGACAACGGCTGGCTCCCGAAGAACCGGCAGGTCGGCCAGTCCGGGAAGGTCGTCACGCCGGACGTCTACATCGCGATCGGTATCTCGGGGGCGGTCCAACACGTCGCCGGGATGAAAGGAGCAGAGACCATCGTCGCGATCAACGACGACCCGAGCGCGCCGATCTACGACCTCGCGGACTACGGGATCGTCGACGACCTCTTCGACGTCGTCCCCGCACTGATCGAGGAGTTCGGCGGCGAGCCGCCCGAGATATAA